The nucleotide sequence CGGCGCGTCCTACGCGGAATGCGCGCACTTCATCGGACAAACGGTGTCGGCGTTCGGCTACGCCGTCGAGTACCACACCGCGGCCGACCGGCCGGAGCACTCCCACGCCAACCCGCGCGTCAATGTCGTCGCCACGATGCCGGGCGGCGGGGCGGGTCCGACCCTGCACCTCAACGGCCACATCGACGTCGTCCCGCCCGGCGCCGGCTGGACGATCGATCCCTTCGCCGGCCTCGTGCGCGATGGCTGCATCTGGGGGCGTGGCGCCGCAGACATGAAGGGCGGCCTGGCCGCGGCGGTGTTCGCCTGCGAGGCGATCCGCCGCGCCGGCGTGCGGCCGCGCGCGACGATCGAGATCAGCGGGACGGTCGACGAAGAAAGCGGCGGGCTGGCCGGCGTTGCCTGGCTCGCGGCGCGCGGACGCATCGCCTCCGGACGCACCGACGCCGTGATCATCCCCGAGCCGCTCGGCGTCGATCGCATCTGCGCCGGCCACCGCGGCGCCTATTGGTTCGAAGTCGAGACGCGCGGACGGATCGCGCACGGCAGCATGCCGTTCCAGGGAGTGAGCGCCATCGATCACATGAGCGCGATCCTGGCGCACTTCAACGCTGAACTGCGGCCGCGACTGGCCGCCCGCACGACCGACCTGCCGGTCATACCCGAGGCGGCGCGCCATCCGACGCTCAACGTCAACGCGATCGCCGGCGGCCAGCCGGTCGACGGCGTCCAGACGCCCTGCGTCGCCGACCGCTGCCGGGCCGTTTTCGATCGGCGGTTCCTGATGGAAGAGGGCTTCGACGACGCCAAAGACGAGATCCTCGATCTGCTTCGCGAGCTGGCGGCGCGGACGCCAGGCCTCGACTACGACGTGCGCGATCTGCTGATCGTGCATCCGACGCGCACGCCCCCCGATTCGCCGGTGATCGCGGCGGTCGATCGCGCCATCCGCCGCGTCCTCGGGCGCAAGGGCACCATCGTGCTCAGCCCCGGCACCTATGATCACAAGCACGTGGCGCGAATCGCCGGCGTGCCGCACTGTGTGGCCTACGGCCCCGGCGCGCTCGAACAGGCGCACCAGCCGGACGAGCGCTGCTCGATCGCGGACCTCCTCACCTCGATGCGGGTGCTCGCGCTGGCCGTGCTCGACCTGACCGGCGTCAACTCCGCGGCGCCGCACCTCCACGGCGGCGAATGACCGCGGCCGGCGGTAGACTGTCGCCATGAAGCCGATGCTGCTCGCGGCCAGTGTCATCATTGCTGCGACCGCCGTCCTGCCGGCAGGACAGGGGCCGCGCCCGCGGGTGGAGAACCTGACGCTGACTGCGGTCGACGGCATCAAAGTGGGCCACTTCACGCTCGCCGAACGGCCGACCGGCTGCACCGTGATCCTCGCGCCCGAGGGCACGATCGGCAGCGGCGACGTGCGCGGCGGCTCGCCGGGCACCCGCGAGACCGATCTGCTGAATCCGGCCAGCGATGTCCACATGGTCAACGCGATCGTCCTGGCCGGCGGCAGCGCCTACGGCCTCGACGCCGCGAGCGGCACGATGCGGTGGCTCGACGAGCATCACATCGGCTACCCGGTCGGTGACGCCGGCGTCGTCCCTATCGTGCCCTCGGCGATCCTGTTCGATCTACGGTTCGGCGGCGACCCGAAGGTGCGTCCTGGCGCCGACTGCGGGTATCGCGCCGCGGAGGCAGCCGGTCCCGCGCCGGTGCAGGAAGGCAACGTCGGCGCCGGCGCCGGCGCGACCGTCGGAAAGTCGAGCAGCGACGGTGGCCCGATGAAGGCGGGCATCGGCTCGGCGGCCATCAAGTATCCGAACGGTCTCGTCGTCGCGGCGATCGTTGCCGTGAACGCGTTCGGCGACATCATCGACCCGGCGACCGGCAGCGTCGTCGCCGGCGTGCGCGGGCCCGACGGCAAGCTGGCCGACGTCCGCAAGTGGATCCGAGACGGTTCGCAGGCGCATGGACGGGCCGGCGAGAACACCACCATCGGCGTCGTCGCCACCAACGCGAAACTCACCAAGGCGCAGCTGCAGAAGGTTGCGCAGATGGCGCAGGACGGCTACGCGCGCGCGATCTCGCCCACCCACACCCCGTACGACGGCGACACCGTGTTTTCGCTCGGCACCGGCACGTGGACCGGCGACGCCAACTACGCCAGCGTCGGCGCGATGGCGGCCGAGGCGATGGCCGAGGCTGTCGTCCGCGCCGCCACCACCGCGACGTCGTCACACGGCCTGCCGAGCGCGCGCGATCTCGGCACGGTGCCGGCGCGGTTCCGCTAGGCCTGCGACGCTCTACCGCGTCGAGCTGCCACGGCACGCCTGAGAGGACCGGAGATGTCACGACGCACGCTGATCGCCGTCCTGCTTGCCACTGCGGCGATCGCCGTGTGGGCGCGGCGGGCAACCGTTCTCGACGCCGCGCAGCCGGCGCGGCCCAACTTCGTCGTCTTCCTGACCGACGATCAGGGGTACGGCGACCTGTCGTCGTTCGGCCATCCGACGATCCGCACGCCCAATATCGATCGGATGGCCGCGGAAGGCATCCGGCTGACGTCGTTCTACGCCGCGCCGGTGTGCACGCCGTCGCGGGCGCAGCTGCTGACCGGCCGCTACGCCTTCCGATCGAAGATGTACGTCCCCTACGGACCGGGGGCTCCCGAGGGGCTCGCCGACGACGAGATCACGCTCGCCGACGCGTTGAAGCGCGACGGCTATCGCACCGGCATGCTCGGCAAGTGGCATCTGGGCGACTTCGACACCCGCCCGGAGTTCAATCCGCTGCGGCACGGCTTCGACGTGTTCCTCGGCATTCCGTACTCGCACGACTATCGCCGGCCATTCGTGCCGGACGCGGTGCGCGGCGTGCCGCTCTACCGCGGATTCGATCAAGTCGAACGTCCGGTCGACGCCAACACGCTCACCGCTCGGTTCACGGAGGAAGCGGTGCGGTTCATCCGCGAGGCCTCCGGCCGGCCGTTCTTCCTCTACATCGCCTACAACATGCCGCACCTGCCGGCTGGCGCCTCGCCGCGCTTCCAGGGAACGTCGACGGCCGGGCGCTACGGCGACGCCGTCGAAGAAATCGACTGGAGCGTCGGCCAGGTGCTGGCGGAGCTGAAGACGCGCGGGCTCGACGAGCGCACGATGACGCTGTTCTTCAGCGACAACGGACCGTGGTCGAATGCGCCGGCGCGATCCTTCCAGGAAGGTCAGACGCTCTGGGACGCCGGCTCGGCCGGCCTGCTCCGCGGCGGCAAGGGGACGTCGTGGGAAGGCGGTATGCGTGTGCCGGCCGCGGCGCGGTGGCCGGGGACGATTCCATCCCGACAGGTGTCGTCGCAGATGGCGTCGGAGCTCGACGTCTTTCCGACGTTCGAGTCGCTGGCTGGCGGTCAGGTCAGCCACGATCGCCCGTCCGACGGCGATGATCTCCTGCCGTTCCTGACCGGCAGGGCGCCGACCCCTCGGCGGGAGCTGTACTACATCGTGAATCGCGATCTGCAGGGCGTGCGCGAGGGCCGCTGGAAGCTGCGGTCAGCCGACGGCTCGGCGCCGGAGCTCTACGATCTCGATCGCGATCCGGGCGAGCGCCTCGACGTGGCGTCCGCCAATCTCGATGTCGTGGCGCATCTGCGCGAGCGGCTCGATCGCTTCCGGCCGCAGGTGTCGCCGGCGGCGCGGTGACAGCTAGCGGCCGGTTCCGTGCGGCCGCCGGCGCGCGCCGGAGTACAATCCCGGCTCCTATGAAGACACTTCGGTTCGTCATGTCGGGATTGCTCTGCCTGGGCGTGCCGCTGGCGGCGCAGGATCCGAAACCAGCCGTGCCTGAGACGCTCCCGCGGATCGCCGCCAAGGTCGAGAAGCTGCAGAAGCTAGACGGCTACATGCCGCTCTACTGGCAGGCGTCGAGCGGCACGCTCTTCATGGAGATCGACCGCTTCGATCAGGAGCTGCTCTATCAGGTCTCCCTGCCGGCCGGTCTCGGCAGCAATCCGGTCGGGCTCGATCGCGGCCAGCTCGGCGACTCGAGCGTCGTCACCTTCCAGCGCATCGGCCGGAAAGTGCTGATGATGCAGCCCAACTACAGCTACCGCGCGATCACCACCGACGAGGCCGAGCGGCGGGCGGTGCGCGACTCCTTCGCGCAGTCAGTCTTGTGGGGATTCAAGGTCGAGGCCGAGGATGGTGGCCACGTGCTCGTCGACGCGACCGCCTTCTTCCTGCGCGACGCGCACGGCGTGGTCGATCGACTGCGGGTGGCGAAGCAGGGCAGTTACAAGCTCGACGAGAGCCGCAGCGCCTTCTACCTGCCGCGCACCAAGGGATTCCCGCAAAACACCGAGATCGAGACAACGCTGACGTTCACGACCGACGGTGATCCCGGCCCCTACGTCCGTGAGACGACGCCGTCGCCGGCGGCGGTGACACTGCGGGAGCATCATTCGTTCGTGCAGCTGCCGGATTTGGGCTACAAGCCGCGCAAGCTCGATCCGCGCGCGCCGTCGTTGGGCATCGTGTTCTACGACTACGCGTCGCCGATCAGCGAACCGGTCGAGAAGCGCTGGATCCAGCGCTTCCGCCTCGAGAAGAAGGATCCGAACGCCGCCGTCTCCGAGCCGGTGAAGCCGATCGTCTACTACGTCGACAACGGCGCGCCCGAACCGATCCGGACCGCGCTCGTCGAAGGCGCATCGTGGTGGAATCAGGCGTTCGAGGCGGCCGGCTTCAGGAACGCCTTCCAGGTCAAAGTGCTGCCGGCCGACGCCGATCCGATGGACGTCCGCTACAACATGATCAACTGGGTGCACCGCTCGACGCGCGGCTGGTCGTACGGCGGCGGCGTCGTCGATCCGCGCACCGGCGAGATGATCAAAGGCAACGTCACGCTCGGATCGCTGCGCGTGCGCCAGGACTTCACGCTCGGCTCGGGCCTGATTCCGCAGTACGCGGAAGGCATGGCCTGCCTCGCCGACCTGTCGCCAGAACCGGACTACCTCGCGGCGCTCGACCCGTCGGTCGACGTCACCGCGATGTCGCTGGCGCGGATCCGCCAGCTGGCCGCGCACGAAACCGGCCACACGCTCGGCTTCGGCCACAACTTCGCCGCCAGTTCCTATGGCCGCGCCTCGGTCATGGACTACCCGGCACCCTGGGTCGACATCAAGGACGGCAAGCTCGATCTGTCGAACGCCTACGCGACCGGCATCGGCGAGTTCGACAAGTTCGCGGTGAAGTTCGCCTACGGGCAATTCGCGGCCGGCGCAAACGAGGCGGCGGCGCTCGAGCAGGTCCTCGAGGACGGCGTCGCCCACGGCATGCTCTACATCCAGGATTCGGACGCGCGGCCGCTCGGCTCGGCGCATCCGCTGGCCAGCCTGTGGGACAACGGGTCCGACCCGGTCGCCACCCTCGAGCACGAACTCGAGGTGCGCCGCATCGGGCTGTCGGAGTTCGGCCTGACGGCGGTCCCAATCGGCACGCCTCTCTCCGAACTCGAGCTGCGGCTGCTGCCGCTCTACCTGCACCATCGCTACCAGGCGATCGCCGCGTCGAAGTCGATCGGCGGCGTCTACTTCACCTACGCGGTGCGCACGCCGTCAGGGCCGAATCCACAGCGGGTCGCCGAGGTGGTGCCGGCGGCGCAGCAGAAGGCGGCGCTGAGGGCGCTGCTGAAAACCCTCGACGTCGAGACGCTGCGCATCCCCGAACGAATCCTGCGGCTGATTCCGCCGGCCGCGTCCGGATACGGCGGCGGCACGGCGG is from Vicinamibacterales bacterium and encodes:
- a CDS encoding P1 family peptidase, producing the protein MKPMLLAASVIIAATAVLPAGQGPRPRVENLTLTAVDGIKVGHFTLAERPTGCTVILAPEGTIGSGDVRGGSPGTRETDLLNPASDVHMVNAIVLAGGSAYGLDAASGTMRWLDEHHIGYPVGDAGVVPIVPSAILFDLRFGGDPKVRPGADCGYRAAEAAGPAPVQEGNVGAGAGATVGKSSSDGGPMKAGIGSAAIKYPNGLVVAAIVAVNAFGDIIDPATGSVVAGVRGPDGKLADVRKWIRDGSQAHGRAGENTTIGVVATNAKLTKAQLQKVAQMAQDGYARAISPTHTPYDGDTVFSLGTGTWTGDANYASVGAMAAEAMAEAVVRAATTATSSHGLPSARDLGTVPARFR
- a CDS encoding sulfatase, with the translated sequence MSRRTLIAVLLATAAIAVWARRATVLDAAQPARPNFVVFLTDDQGYGDLSSFGHPTIRTPNIDRMAAEGIRLTSFYAAPVCTPSRAQLLTGRYAFRSKMYVPYGPGAPEGLADDEITLADALKRDGYRTGMLGKWHLGDFDTRPEFNPLRHGFDVFLGIPYSHDYRRPFVPDAVRGVPLYRGFDQVERPVDANTLTARFTEEAVRFIREASGRPFFLYIAYNMPHLPAGASPRFQGTSTAGRYGDAVEEIDWSVGQVLAELKTRGLDERTMTLFFSDNGPWSNAPARSFQEGQTLWDAGSAGLLRGGKGTSWEGGMRVPAAARWPGTIPSRQVSSQMASELDVFPTFESLAGGQVSHDRPSDGDDLLPFLTGRAPTPRRELYYIVNRDLQGVREGRWKLRSADGSAPELYDLDRDPGERLDVASANLDVVAHLRERLDRFRPQVSPAAR
- a CDS encoding acetylornithine deacetylase/succinyl-diaminopimelate desuccinylase family protein, with translation MITAADRVLAAADALADEAVAFACDLIRIPTVNPPGASYAECAHFIGQTVSAFGYAVEYHTAADRPEHSHANPRVNVVATMPGGGAGPTLHLNGHIDVVPPGAGWTIDPFAGLVRDGCIWGRGAADMKGGLAAAVFACEAIRRAGVRPRATIEISGTVDEESGGLAGVAWLAARGRIASGRTDAVIIPEPLGVDRICAGHRGAYWFEVETRGRIAHGSMPFQGVSAIDHMSAILAHFNAELRPRLAARTTDLPVIPEAARHPTLNVNAIAGGQPVDGVQTPCVADRCRAVFDRRFLMEEGFDDAKDEILDLLRELAARTPGLDYDVRDLLIVHPTRTPPDSPVIAAVDRAIRRVLGRKGTIVLSPGTYDHKHVARIAGVPHCVAYGPGALEQAHQPDERCSIADLLTSMRVLALAVLDLTGVNSAAPHLHGGE
- a CDS encoding zinc-dependent metalloprotease; amino-acid sequence: MKTLRFVMSGLLCLGVPLAAQDPKPAVPETLPRIAAKVEKLQKLDGYMPLYWQASSGTLFMEIDRFDQELLYQVSLPAGLGSNPVGLDRGQLGDSSVVTFQRIGRKVLMMQPNYSYRAITTDEAERRAVRDSFAQSVLWGFKVEAEDGGHVLVDATAFFLRDAHGVVDRLRVAKQGSYKLDESRSAFYLPRTKGFPQNTEIETTLTFTTDGDPGPYVRETTPSPAAVTLREHHSFVQLPDLGYKPRKLDPRAPSLGIVFYDYASPISEPVEKRWIQRFRLEKKDPNAAVSEPVKPIVYYVDNGAPEPIRTALVEGASWWNQAFEAAGFRNAFQVKVLPADADPMDVRYNMINWVHRSTRGWSYGGGVVDPRTGEMIKGNVTLGSLRVRQDFTLGSGLIPQYAEGMACLADLSPEPDYLAALDPSVDVTAMSLARIRQLAAHETGHTLGFGHNFAASSYGRASVMDYPAPWVDIKDGKLDLSNAYATGIGEFDKFAVKFAYGQFAAGANEAAALEQVLEDGVAHGMLYIQDSDARPLGSAHPLASLWDNGSDPVATLEHELEVRRIGLSEFGLTAVPIGTPLSELELRLLPLYLHHRYQAIAASKSIGGVYFTYAVRTPSGPNPQRVAEVVPAAQQKAALRALLKTLDVETLRIPERILRLIPPAASGYGGGTAERFEKHTDPTFDPLAAASIASDVTVTALLQRERAARTIEQHGRDAAIPGFGDVVSALVQRTWGAPRAADGYGQAVQEVVEDVVTQRLMDLAADAQASPLVRAQASAGLRRIKAMTATTATAHAAAAREDVTRFLARPADAYKKTDPLATPPGEPIGGRGGR